The DNA sequence TTCTCTCTATTTTCTGTGTTGTATGtttagatccgagaggatctgTTATTTTGTTACTGACTAGATATTCTAGTGTGCAGTGTTCTCGGTGATATCTTGGAGCTTCGGTCCAAGATTGCAAGTTCGAGATAATTAGCTAGCTACTGTTGTAATAGCTAGGGTTCTTTGTAaatcagtcgcttggttgatagtttgactgagctatcttgtacaagaccaaagaggtcaCCATATAGGTAGCATTAGCAACACGGAGAATCTTTACTGCATTGGCTCGATGTTGGCTTAATGCCGGCTGAATTTCTCGttccaaaagaatttttttcaatGTCACAATCTGATAAGGAAAGGAACTGCCTACAACCAAATTGTTCTTTCTCTGAGTTACATGTATGTCATCGTTAGTCTCCAAAACATTAATTCGAGTTATTGAATCATTAAGTATCAAACCAAGTTCAAGCTAAAGTCAGAAACATGGTTTGAAGTTTGAACTCTAGTTAAATCACAATCGCGTATAATATACTCTATAGTATAACCACAAGTTTGATCTCCAATTTAATCACCCATGTGTGAGAATTCGATCGATTGAGTTAGAACCTACCCCATCACTTAATTAATACAGTAAAATACAATCATAGTATTAAACTCTAAAACATTACTAACGATAAACTTTTGTTTAGATTTGATAGTAGTGTTTTATCCGAGtactttattgtttttttttttttgaaacaagGTCCACCATTTATGACCTCAGGTCTCGTTAATTCTGCAGTTTAAATTAAAAGGTTGAAAGAGAAGCATACAGATCGAGTTCGGCCCACTAAGTGAGTTTTGTGCTTACGTTCTCTTATGACCCAATCAAGAAGAAATGACTTTCAATAAAAGGGATGAtccaataatttcatttttaattagcGATGTATATTCTTCATTATATTAAATCGTATGTTCGATAAATTTAGGTTAAATTTATGTCACCACCTCCTACAACTGCAACCGCTTTTTAATACTCAAATTTATCTAGGgagttttaaaattaaatttattaatataatatatactacGACATATTTATACATTTTCGGAGCTATTGAATTACTTTTATTCTTAGAGTGAGAAGGCAAATATCTCaagggaaagggaaagaaaCTGGCTATGCGaggtatatatagtgtttataaattttaattaggagtaattttttattcCAAAGAATCATGTAACTTTCAGTTAGtttaatgaaattatatattCGCAAGTTAATTGGAATATATAATATGACAAgttctaaaaaaagaaattaaagtagAGTTTGACTATTGAATGATGTGAGTGAAATATTGAGTAAAATCATGGGTTGTGGTCTTGTGGAGTAATTAATGCGTTATACATACCTCATTGCCCAAAAACAGCAAGTCTTTACTTCTCACACACATTTGCTTCtaaaaacttaattaattacagTATGTTTCATTATACTTCAAATCGAACTTATAATAGCATAAACACAAGAATTAATGCCATAATTATTGTGCCTATATTCACGGAtccataatattttttattaataaataaataaatactccatcatTACTCAATATCAAATATACTAATTTAGTTTAAATACGCTCCAATAGGGTAGACGAGCTTGAGAGCTCAATTAcgttgttttatttttttattatggttTTGTAATAATCTAGCTCCAGTTCGAATTATATACTAGGAGCAGTAAATAGTAAACTCAGTGTTGAATTATTGGTGGACTTCATTTGGGCCTGTATTTTGTGTAGCCTATGTGTATCTTAATTGGGCCTGACCCAATTCACTCACCTTCCACTCCAGATACCGCCACGTGCCCCTCTCACTCGGATCCTTGTCTCCAGCCGTTGGATCCAGGTTTGTGTTTGTTATGAGAGTGAGACTCGTGGCTTCACTTATTCTCATTCTACACtttacactctctctctctctcagacgCTCTCTTTCGctctctcttttcttcttccttctcagACGGTCTCTTTCGctctctcttttcttcttccttctcagACGGTTCCTCGTCGGTTTCTGAGTGGTTTCTCTTGGTAGGAAGGGCTGTAGGTCTTGCTACAGTAACTGTGGAAGCAACTACTTCGGTTGCTGAGTAGTTGGTGAACTAGGGTTTTGTTCTGGAGTGTATTCTGAGAGGTTTTCGGTTCTTGAACGGTTAGATCCGGTAGTTAGGGGTTGTGTTGGCCTGGAATCGGGAGTGTGAGGTGATTCACCGGTTGATTCGGCGGTACTCCTTTGGGTCTAAGTTCTGGAGAATAGGCTAGAGCCTTCGGCGGGTGCCTGAGCCTGATACTTGTTTCCTTCGTGTTCTTTCTGTACCTTTGATGTTCTTGTGATGCTGCtttagatccgagaggatcATCTTGTGTATTACTAACGTTCTACTTGAGTGTGCAGGTGAATGATGCTTTGACAAGGAAATGAGGCTTAGTTCTAGTTGTAATAGCTAGGCTCCTATTTCTGTATTCAAGTGTTTGTAATTCTTGAATTGTAAATCAGTCGTTTGGttggagtttgactgagctccttgtacaagaacaaagaggtcttggtaattagtgaatccaaTCTAAGTCttatccctacagtggtatcagagccacgagGGGACTAGATTGGCACGCCAAGTCGCGtaaggaggtgggcaagtggaaTCCTCCTTCGAGTGGGGATTcactctggtaaattggcttTGACCAGCTTGTTTTACTGTTTTCTGTTGTAGTGCCACATTAGGCTTGGGTTATTGCTGCTGGTAGATAGTTCTTGGCAAGAACTTAGGGCTTATCTGCTTTCTTGTGCTTTGTTGTTGTTTCTGCTGTTGCTTTGTGCTGCTTTGGGTATCTGACCTCACTTCACTTGGCCACCAAGCACTGATACTGCCaaagtgaccccctgcgccctccaagagtgagtgattgcgaactgggatAGCCTTTGCCAGTGTGCTCGTGACAGTCAGGGAATTGAGGCTGTTTGTCTGTGAGAAAGTGTGTTCTATGTGTTTCTTGCTCTATGTTTGTGTGCTTTAAGGTCTGTAAGGCTCTCTGTGTTTGTCTTGCTGCCTGTGCCTGTGTTAAGATTCTTGCAAAAATGACTCAGCCTGTGGGTTTGATCCCTTTCAAtggtaaaaatgattttgtgatatagaaacagaaaatgaagtgtgttttgattcaacaaaagGTTTTTAAAGTTGTTGATGGTTCTTTGCCTGAGGATACTGCTCAGGACAAAATTGATGAGATGAATGAGTTGGCTAGAGCCACTATTGTGTTAAATCTGTCTGATTCTGTGATTAGGAAAGTTGATCATATTGAATCTGCCTCTGAAatgtggaaaaatcttgattcTCTGTATACAGAGACTTCTATGTCCTCTAGAATGTATCTGCTtgaaaaattattcaaatttaagCTTGATTTAACTAAAGACATTGATGACAACATTGATAGATTTCAGAAGCTTGTGCAAGATATTAAGAGATCTGGTGATAAAACTATAGATGAATACACAAGTATAGCTCTAATGAATGCCATACCTGATTCCTATAGTGATGTTAAATCTGCCATTAAGTATGGCAGAGACACTGCCCCTCTGGACCTAATTATTAGCTCCCTAAAATCTAAAAACTTGAACTAAGGGAAAGGGCAGCTGATAAGAGTGCTTTTAATAGGGCCCTTAATGTGAGAGGTAGATCTCAAACTAGAGGGGGTAAGGACTCTAATAATGCTTCAGGAACCAGCTCtaattccaagaaaaagaataGATCTAGGTCTAATAGCAGGGATCCTAAATCTTTCAGGAAGTGTTACAATTGTGGGGAGGTTGGGCACTATAAAAAGGAATGCACTAAgcctaagaagaagaaaaaaccccAATAATGACACTCAGTTGGAAAATCTTGTCAATGTGGCTAAATATGAAGCTGGAAATGAATGTGTTTTCATGGTGCATGATTTGCTGCTTACTAATGCTTCCCCTGCATGTCCTTTCAATTCAAATGATTGGCTCTGTGATTCAGGATGTACATATCATGTCAGTCCTTTTAAAGAAGTTTTCTCTGAAAAAAAGCCTGTTACTAACACCTATGTGTCTATGGCTGATGATAAAAAGTGTGAAATACATGGTATAGGCACTGTCTGCTTAAAATTTGATAATGGCTTTGTGCTCAGTTTGAAAAATGTCAGATATGTACCTGATTTGTGCTATAATTTGATGTCCTGCACTGCTTTAGAGGCTGCTGGTATGGGGGGGAAGTGGGGGGATGGATGCATGAAAATTTGCAAAGGATCCATGTGTCTCTTCAAGGCTAGAAAGAAATGTGGCTTGTATGTTTGTAATGCTGTGCCTCTGTCATGTGCAAATGCTTATGCTAATGTTGTTAAAAGTGATAAAAACTATGTTGTGGCATAAGAGGTTAGGACACATGAGTGAAAAAGGCTTGAATATACTGAAAAAACATGCAATGCTGACTGATTCTGATGTGCAAGGCAGCCTGCCTTTTTGTGACACCTGTGTGCTGGGTAAACAACACAGGGTTTCTTTTCCCTCTCCTGTGCCTGTCAATGTGAGCAAATGTGTTCTTGAGTACTTGCATatggatgtgtggggccctgccTCAGTATCTTCTCACTCTGGTTCTGTTTATTTTCTATCTATCATTGATGATTACTCTAGGAAGGTTTGGTGCTTTCTCATGAAACATAAGTATGGTGTCTTTGAGAGATTAAAAACCTGGAAAATGTTGATAGAAACTCAGACATGTAAGAAGATAAAAGCTATCAGAACTGATAATGGCCTTGAATTCTGCAATAAACATATTGATGACTTATGTGCTGCTAATGGTATTAAGAGACATAAGACTGTCCCTTACACacctcaacaaaatggggtggctgagaggatgaataggacattaCTTGAAAAAGTGAGGTGTATGCTTGCAAAATCTGGTTTGTCAAAaagattttggggtgaagctctATTAACTACTGCTTATCTGATCAATATGTCTCCTTCTGTGCCTTTAAATGGTCAGTGTCCTGAGCATGTGTTCACTGGTAAAAATCTGACTCTTTCTCACCTAAGGGTTTTGGTTGTACTGCTTTTGTACTGCTTTTGTGCATACTAAGTTTGATAAACTTGAGCCTAGGTCTAGGAAAGGCGTTTTTCTTGGATATCCTGAGGGTGTTAAGGGTTATAGAGTCTGGCTGAGAGATGAACCAGGGTTTAAGGTCATTATAAGCAGGGATGTTGTCTTTAATGAGACTGAATTCCCTTGCCTGAAACTGACCTCTGACTCATCTCTACCACCTGAGGACAGTGAACCTCTTATGGAGGAAGAGTCCTCAATCCCACTCACTGATGTGGAGAATCAAGATGAtactccaagtgaggtggagcagccTTTCTGGCATACTTATCCAGCTCTTACATCTGATGACACACCCAATGAAGGAGATTTGGTTGTTGATGTGCCCCATAATGATAATGACACTGATGTGCATGCTAGTCCTGTTAGGCAAAATTCTACTGTTCAGAATATTATACATAGTCCCTCTGGTGTGCAAGATGCTATTGCTGAAACTGACTTGAGTGATTATGTGCTTTCTAGGGATAGGGCTAGGAGACAAAATGTGCCAAAACCTCACTGATATGTTGGTTTGATTGCTTTTATTAATCTTGCTTTTAATGTACATGAATCTGATGGGGATGAACCCCAGTCTTATAAGCAGGCTACCAAGTCTAAGTTTTGGAATCAGTGGCATAAAGCCATGTTAGAGGAGATGCATTCCCTCAAAGTAAACTTTACCTGGATTTTGGTTCTTTTGTCCCCTGGTGCTTCTGTGGTTGATTGCAGATGGTTTATACAAGTTAAAAACTGAGGTGGAGGGCCTtaggtacaaggccagactAGTTGCAAAAgggtttactcaacaagagggggtagattacaCTGAAATTTTTGCTCCTGTTGTTGATTTGGTTGTTGATGCTTGCCTTATGTGCTCACTTTAACTGGGAATTGAagcaaatggatgttaaaactgctttcttgcatggtgatttaGATAAGCCTATCTATATGAAGCAGCCTGAAGGCTTTGTTGATCCTAAGTTTCCCAATCATGTTTGCTTGCTAAAAAAGGCCTTGTATGGGCTGAAACAGTCACCAAGGCAGTGGAACATCAAGTTTAATAGTTGTATGCACAAATTAGGCTTTGTAAGAAGTACTTTTGATGCATGCCTGTATGTTAAGAATCTTGAGACTCCTGTGCCTGTTTTCTTATtattgtatgttgatgacatgctcaTTATGGGTCCATGTTTGAAGACCATCAAGTCTGTGCAGTCTGCTCTAAGtgaaaattttgatatgaaggatcttggtGATGCTCAAAAATCTTAGGGATAAATATTTTCAGAGATAGAAAGAGTTTTAACCCTTGTGTTGCATCAAGAACCTTATGTGAACAAAGTACTTAGAAAATTTAACATGTTTGATGCAAAATCTACTTCAGTTCCCTTGGCTGCCCATTTTGTGTTGAGTAAAGATCAATGCCCTCAAACTAAGTCTGATATAGATGCTATGAAGAGGGTTCCTTATGCAAATGCTATTGGTTCTGTGATGTATTTGATGGTAAGcactaggcctgatattgcctatgcagttTCATGCCTTAGTAGATATATGTCAAATCCTGGATCTGTGCATTGGGAGGCCTTGAAATGGCTCCTTAGATATCTTAAGCATACTGCTAAGTATG is a window from the Salvia splendens isolate huo1 unplaced genomic scaffold, SspV2 ctg392, whole genome shotgun sequence genome containing:
- the LOC121790032 gene encoding secreted RxLR effector protein 161-like; the encoded protein is MFDAKSTSVPLAAHFVLSKDQCPQTKSDIDAMKRVPYANAIGSVMYLMVSTRPDIAYAVSCLSRYMSNPGSVHWEALKWLLRYLKHTAKYGLCYSKCDEGVNLTGFVDSNYANDRDKRKSTTSYVFTVCRSCVSWKSQLQHIVALSTTESEYIAITEAMKE